The Amycolatopsis japonica nucleotide sequence CGCCGGTGTCCACGTCGCGCTCGTCGAGCAGCCGTACCGCGTGGCGGGCCGCCGGGCGCCCGCTCCCGCCACTCAGCTCGACACCGCCTGGCTCACCGTGGCCGACGAGATCTCCGAGCGCTTCGACGACCTCCCGATCGTGTTCGGCGGCCGGTCGTCCGGCGCCCGCGTCGCCTGCCGGACCGCCGCGGCGGGGCAGGCGGTGGCGGTGCTCTGCCTGGCCTTCCCCGAGCATCCGCCGGGAAAGCCGGAGAAGAGCCGGCAGGGTGAATTGGACGCCGTCGAGGTCCCGACCCTGGTGGTGCAGGGTGAACGGGACCCGTTCGGCCTGCCCAAGGCCGGGCCACATCACGAGATCGTGGTGCTCCAGGGAGATCACAACCTCAGCGCCGACCTCGAAGGAGTGTCACGCGCGGCCGCCGAGTGGCTGGAGCGTGTGCTGCGGCCGCTGACCTGAGAACCGTCGCCGGGCGTAGTGCACGGTGACCACGGCCAGCAGCGGGCCCCAGAGCAGGAGCGGCGCGTAACAGGCGGCCATGACGATGTCGTAGACCGGCGAGTCCTCCCGGGTCCCCGGCGGCACCGAAGATCCGGCCTGCGTCCAGCGGAACAGCCATTGGACGCTCAGCCCGATCAGGACGATCGCCCCCGCGGCGGCCGGGAGGATCGCCGCGAGCGGCGGGATCCGGCGGCCGCGCAGCCCCGGGATCCAGCGCGGCCAGACCTCACCCCACGGCCGGACCAGCCCGAGGGTGAGGAACGCGAGCGCTTCGGAGAGCAGGCTCAGGCCGAAGACGTAGGCCGTGCCCCAGCCGGGGATCCCGAACTCGGCCAGTCCCCGCGCGGTGAACCCGACCGGGAGGCCGAGGCCCATCGCGATCCGCCACAGCCCGGACGGCACCGTCACCAGCGCCGCCGCGTGGGCGGCGAGGTTCGCCCATCTCGGTACGCCGGGCAAGGTCTCGGTCATTTCGTCGCTCCCGGGAGTCGTCGTTCGTTCGCCGACGACGATTCCCTGGCGCGGCCGCGCGATCTTCCCGCTGGGGACCGACCGCACTCCCTCTCACGGGTGAGCCCTACCCCCGCGTTTCGTCCTCTGGATGCGGTCCTTGCACGCGCAACTACCGCATTCAGAGGACGAAACGCGGGGAGTGGTCAGCCGGCGATCGGGGCCACCACGGCGCCGGTGAGCCGCGCCAGATCGCCGGGCGCGAGTTCGACCTCCAGCCCGCGCCGTCCCGCCGAGCAGTGCACGGTCTCGAACTTCTCCGCCGACGAGTCGATCACCACCGGCAGCCTGCTCCGGTGCCCGAGCGGCGAGATCCCGCCGAGCACGTACCCCGTCGCGCGCTGCGCGGCGGCGGGGTCGGCCATCTTCGCCTTCTTCCCGCCCGCGGCGGCCGCCAGCGCCTTCAGATCCAGCTGGCCGGTGACCGGGACCACGCCGACGGTCAGTTTCCCGTCGACCTCGGCGACCAGTGTCTTGAACACGCGCGCGGGGTCGAGCCCCAGCGCTTCGACGGCTTCGAGGCCGTACGACTCGGCCCGCGGGTCGTGGTCGTAGGCGTGCAGAACATGCGCCACTTTCTGCTTCACCAGCAGCGCCGTCGCCGGGGTTCCCTTGCCTGCCATGGGCGGAGTCTACGAGCGGCCCGGGAATGCCCGGCCGGGCGTCACTGTTGAAAGGCACGTGTCCACCACACTCGAAGCCCCCCGAATCCTGATCCCGCGCACGCCGGGCGGCCAGGTGATCCGTCCGCGCGTAAACTCGGCGACGTCTCATGCGCACAAGCGCATCGACGCCGATCGGGAAGGGAACGGTTTGCCGAGCACGCAGAATCCCGCGCCGGACACGGGCACGGACGCCGAAGAGGCGGCCGCGC carries:
- the ybaK gene encoding Cys-tRNA(Pro) deacylase, whose protein sequence is MAGKGTPATALLVKQKVAHVLHAYDHDPRAESYGLEAVEALGLDPARVFKTLVAEVDGKLTVGVVPVTGQLDLKALAAAAGGKKAKMADPAAAQRATGYVLGGISPLGHRSRLPVVIDSSAEKFETVHCSAGRRGLEVELAPGDLARLTGAVVAPIAG
- a CDS encoding alpha/beta hydrolase family protein, yielding MTKLEIDTAYGPARAELHCAEEGVAVLMLGHGAGGGIGAKDLVAVTRAAQAAGVHVALVEQPYRVAGRRAPAPATQLDTAWLTVADEISERFDDLPIVFGGRSSGARVACRTAAAGQAVAVLCLAFPEHPPGKPEKSRQGELDAVEVPTLVVQGERDPFGLPKAGPHHEIVVLQGDHNLSADLEGVSRAAAEWLERVLRPLT